The following are from one region of the Bos mutus isolate GX-2022 chromosome 18, NWIPB_WYAK_1.1, whole genome shotgun sequence genome:
- the LOC102281374 gene encoding zinc finger protein 432 isoform X2, giving the protein MLENYSNLVSVGYRVSKSDVLFKLEQGEERWMTEDEIHSHTWPETGNIGNHLQVDWENKKMLKGIEQYQERNTFGNPVLQSQSYFCFRQNHDMFEFYIKTLKSNSSLVIQSQSYEIKNSTKCNGDGKSFLFGKHEKCHSPVKCPVSAKPISTKSQVIKHQITHNIEKAHICSECGKAFVKKSQLTDHQRVHTGEKPYGCNLCAKVFSRKSRLNEHQRIHEREKSFICSDCGKVFITKSRLIEHQRTHTGEKPYVCSDCGKGFPGKRNLILHQRNHTGEKSYVCSECGKGFTAKSMLTIHQRTHTGEKPYICSECGKGFTTKHYVIIHQRNHTGEKPYICNECGKGFIMKSRLTEHQRIHTGEKPYMCNECGKGFSRKGNLIVHQKTHTVEKSYVCSECGKGFTLKSMLTVHQRTHTGEKPYICSECGKGFPLKSRLVVHQRTHTGEKPYRCSECGKGFVVNSALMIHQRTHTGEKPYTCNECGKEFAFKSNLVVHQRTHTGEKPFTCSECGKGFTMKRYLIVHQQIHMGEKSYICSECGKGFVMETELILHQQIHTGEKPYACSECGKGFFVKSRLVVHQRTHTGEKPFVCSDCGKGFSSKRNLLVHQRTHNGNKPLKR; this is encoded by the exons GGTATCGAGTCAGCAAATCAGATGTGCTGTTCAAGTTGGAACAAGGGGAAGAACgatggatgacagaagatgaaatacaCAGTCATACCTGGCCAG AAACTGGCAACATTGGTAATCATCTGCAGGTTgactgggaaaataaaaaaatgctgAAAGGTATTGAACAATACCAGGAACGTAATACATTTGGAAATCCTGTTCTTCAAAGCCAAAGTTATTTCTGTTTCAGGCAAAATCATGATATGTTTGAGTTCTATATAAAAACTTTGAAGTCAAATTCAAGTTTAGTCATTCAGAGCcaaagctatgaaattaaaaactctaCTAAATGTAATGGAGATGGGAAATCATTTCTGTTTGGTAAACATGAAAAATGTCATTCTCCAGTTAAATGCCCTGTAAGTGCAAAACCCATCAGCACTAAGTCCCAAGTCATTAAGCACCAAATAACTCACAACATAGAGAAAGCCCATatatgcagtgaatgtgggaaagcctttgtTAAGAAGTCTCAGCTCACTGATCATCAGAGAgttcatacaggagagaaaccttatgGATGCAATCTGTGTGCAAAAGTATTCTCCCGGAAGTCCAGGCTCAAtgaacatcagagaattcatgagagagagaaatcttTTATATGCAGTGATTGTGGAAAAGTCTTCATCACGAAGAGCCGTCTGATTGAACACCAGCGaactcacacaggagagaaaccttatgTATGCAGTGACTGTGGAAAAGGCTTCCCAGGGAAGCGTAATCTCATCTTACATCAGCGAAATCATACTGGAGAGAAATCCTATGTATGTAGTGAATGTGGAAAAGGCTTCACTGCAAAGAGCATGCTCACTATACACCAGCGAACTCACACCGGAGAGAAACCATACAtctgcagtgaatgtgggaaaggcTTTACCACAAAGCACTATGTCATCATCCACCAACGGAatcatacaggagagaaaccctacATATGCAATGAATGTGGGAAAGGTTTCATTATGAAGAGCCGTCTGACCGAACATCAGCGAATTCATACAGGAGAGAAGCCGTATATGTGCAATGAATGTGGAAAAGGCTTTTCCAGGAAGGGTAATCTGATTGTACATCAGAAGACTCATACAGTAGAGAAATCCTATGTATGTAGTGAATGTGGAAAAGGCTTCACCTTGAAGAGCATGCTTACCGTACATCAACgaactcacactggagagaaaccctacaTCTGCAGTGAGTGTGGGAAAGGCTTCCCATTAAAGAGTCGGCTGGTCGTGCATCAGCGAACACATACTGGTGAAAAACCTTACcgatgcagtgaatgtgggaaaggcTTCGTTGTGAACAGTGCACTAATGATACATCAGCgaactcacactggagagaaaccctatacATGCAATGAATGTGGAAAAGAGTTTGCCTTTAAGAGCAATCTTGTGGTACATCAGCgaactcatactggagagaaaccctttACATGCAGTGAGTGTGGAAAAGGTTTCACCATGAAACGCTATCTCATTGTACATCAACAAATTCATATGGGAGAGAAGTCCTATATATGCAGTGAATGTGGAAAAGGTTTTGTCATGGAAACAGAGCTCATTTTACATCAGCagattcatactggagagaaaccttatgcCTGCAGTGAATGTGGCAAAGGCTTCTTTGTGAAAAGCCGTCTAGTGGTTCATCAGCGGActcatacaggagagaaaccttTTGTATGCAGTGATTGTGGAAAAGGCTTCTCCTCAAAAAGGAATCTCCTTGTACATCAGAGAACTCATAATGGAAACAAACCATTAAAGCGATGA
- the ZNF614 gene encoding zinc finger protein 614: protein MIKAQELLTLEDVAVEFNWEEWQLLDSAQRDLYWDVMLENYNNLVSLGYQGTKPDMLSKLEHGREPCIIENEMRNRICPGIRKGDSYLPEHSRNQRFLKSMQQCSEQNAFRKSVHLSKTHFTLIQDRIFNLHRKALESSLSLINQKSSYGIKNPVEFNGDEKSFLHSDCGQLYSGIIFPESTEHISAQFQFLKHQRTHKIEKSLACVESEKPCSRKSQLISHESVHTGEKPSGGNPCEKSFSRNVTLTKHQKTQTRDTPHLTSEPSKGCTVKSSSPVHHQTCTGEKAYVCSECGKGFTMKRYLIAHQQTHSGEKPYVCGECGKGFSGKSNLTVHQRTHTGEKPYVCSECGKGFTMKRYLAVHQRTHTGERPYLCSECGKDFAVKSNLTVHLRSHTGEKSYICGECGKGFTVKSNLMVHQRTHTGEKSYRCNECGKGFTTKLTLIIHQRTHTGEKPYECNECGKAFSQKICLIQHERCHTGKTPFVCTECGKSYSHKYGLITHQRIHIGEKPYECDECGKAFTTKSVLNVHQRTHTGERPYGCSDCEKAFSHLSNLVKHKKMHIREMGRSSQVGNAFNRVPDHFL, encoded by the exons ATGATCAAGGCCCAG GAATTGCTGACACTGGAAGATGTGGCTGTGGAGTTCAACTGGGAGGAGTGGCAGCTCCTGGATTCTGCTCAGAGAGACCTATACTGGgatgtgatgttggagaactATAACAATTTGGTGTCACTGG GATATCAAGGTACCAAACCAGATATGCTTTCCAAGTTGGAACATGGAAGAGAACCATgcataatagaaaatgaaatgcGGAATAGAATTTGTCCAG gAATCCGGAAAGGTGACAGTTATTTGCCAGAGCACTCTCGAAACCAAAGATTTCTGAAGAGCATGCAACAGTGCAGTGAACAGAATGCATTTAGAAAGAGTGTTCATCTGAGCAAAACACATTTCACCCTAATTCAAGATCGTATATTTAACTTACATAGAAAAGCTTTGGAATCAAGCTTAAGTTTAATTAACCAGAAGAGCAGCTATGGAATAAAGAACCCTGTGGAGTTTAATGGAGATGAGAAATCCTTTCTACATAGTGATTGTGGACAGTTGTATTCTGGAATTATATTTCCTGAAAGTACAGAACACATTAGCGCTCAATTCCAATTCCTTAAGCATCAGAGGACTCACAAAATAGAGAAATCTCTAGCCTGTGTTGAAAGTGAGAAGCCATGCAGCAGGAAATCTCAGCTTATTTCTCATGAGAgtgttcatactggagagaaacccagTGGGGGTAATCCATGTGAGAAATCCTTCTCCAGAAATGTCACATTAACTAAacatcagaaaactcaaacaCGAGACACACCCCACTTAACCAGTGAGCCCAGCAAAGGCTGTACTGTGAAGAGCAGCTCCCCTGTACATCACCAAACCTGCACAGGAGAGAAAGCCTATGTATGCAGTGAGTGTGGAAAAGGCTTCACCATGAAGCGCTATCTGATTGCACATCAGCAAACTCATAGTGGAGAGAAACCTTACGTATGTGGTGAATGTGGAAAAGGCTTCTCCGGGAAGAGTAATCTCACTGTGCATCAGCGCACCCACACGGGGGAGAAACCCTATGTATGCAGTGAGTGTGGGAAAGGCTTCACCATGAAGCGCTATCTTGCTGTACACCAGCGAACTCATACTGGAGAGAGGCCATATttgtgcagtgaatgtgggaaagatTTCGCTGTGAAGAGTAATCTCACGGTACACCTGCGATCTCACACAGGGGAGAAATCTTACATATGTGGTGAATGTGGGAAAGGCTTCACTGTGAAGAGTAATCTCATGGTACACCAGCGAACTCACACGGGAGAGAAATCTTACCGGTGTAACGAATGCGGGAAAGGCTTCACCACAAAGCTCACTCTCATTATACACCAACGaactcacacaggagagaaaccctatgagTGCAATGAGTGTGGTAAAGCCTTCAGTCAGAAGATATGCCTCATACAACATGAGAGGTGTCACACGGGAAAGACTCCCTTTGTATGTACTGAGTGTGGAAAATCCTATTCCCACAAGTATGGTCTCATTACCCATCAGAGAATTCACATaggagagaaaccctatgagTGTGAtgaatgtggaaaagccttcaCCACAAAGTCAGTACTCAATGTCCATCAAAGGACTCACACAGGAGAGAGACCATATGGGTGCAGTGATTGTGAGAAAGCCTTCTCCCACTTGTCAAATCTTGTGAAACATAAGAAAATGCACATCAGAGAAATGGGTAGATCCAGTCAAGTTGGAAATGCTTTTAACAGAGTCCCAGATCATTTTTTATGA
- the LOC102281374 gene encoding zinc finger protein 432 isoform X1, which yields MIQAQEILSFKDVAVDFTWEEWQLLTPAQKTLYRDVMLENYSNLVSVGYRVSKSDVLFKLEQGEERWMTEDEIHSHTWPETGNIGNHLQVDWENKKMLKGIEQYQERNTFGNPVLQSQSYFCFRQNHDMFEFYIKTLKSNSSLVIQSQSYEIKNSTKCNGDGKSFLFGKHEKCHSPVKCPVSAKPISTKSQVIKHQITHNIEKAHICSECGKAFVKKSQLTDHQRVHTGEKPYGCNLCAKVFSRKSRLNEHQRIHEREKSFICSDCGKVFITKSRLIEHQRTHTGEKPYVCSDCGKGFPGKRNLILHQRNHTGEKSYVCSECGKGFTAKSMLTIHQRTHTGEKPYICSECGKGFTTKHYVIIHQRNHTGEKPYICNECGKGFIMKSRLTEHQRIHTGEKPYMCNECGKGFSRKGNLIVHQKTHTVEKSYVCSECGKGFTLKSMLTVHQRTHTGEKPYICSECGKGFPLKSRLVVHQRTHTGEKPYRCSECGKGFVVNSALMIHQRTHTGEKPYTCNECGKEFAFKSNLVVHQRTHTGEKPFTCSECGKGFTMKRYLIVHQQIHMGEKSYICSECGKGFVMETELILHQQIHTGEKPYACSECGKGFFVKSRLVVHQRTHTGEKPFVCSDCGKGFSSKRNLLVHQRTHNGNKPLKR from the exons GGTATCGAGTCAGCAAATCAGATGTGCTGTTCAAGTTGGAACAAGGGGAAGAACgatggatgacagaagatgaaatacaCAGTCATACCTGGCCAG AAACTGGCAACATTGGTAATCATCTGCAGGTTgactgggaaaataaaaaaatgctgAAAGGTATTGAACAATACCAGGAACGTAATACATTTGGAAATCCTGTTCTTCAAAGCCAAAGTTATTTCTGTTTCAGGCAAAATCATGATATGTTTGAGTTCTATATAAAAACTTTGAAGTCAAATTCAAGTTTAGTCATTCAGAGCcaaagctatgaaattaaaaactctaCTAAATGTAATGGAGATGGGAAATCATTTCTGTTTGGTAAACATGAAAAATGTCATTCTCCAGTTAAATGCCCTGTAAGTGCAAAACCCATCAGCACTAAGTCCCAAGTCATTAAGCACCAAATAACTCACAACATAGAGAAAGCCCATatatgcagtgaatgtgggaaagcctttgtTAAGAAGTCTCAGCTCACTGATCATCAGAGAgttcatacaggagagaaaccttatgGATGCAATCTGTGTGCAAAAGTATTCTCCCGGAAGTCCAGGCTCAAtgaacatcagagaattcatgagagagagaaatcttTTATATGCAGTGATTGTGGAAAAGTCTTCATCACGAAGAGCCGTCTGATTGAACACCAGCGaactcacacaggagagaaaccttatgTATGCAGTGACTGTGGAAAAGGCTTCCCAGGGAAGCGTAATCTCATCTTACATCAGCGAAATCATACTGGAGAGAAATCCTATGTATGTAGTGAATGTGGAAAAGGCTTCACTGCAAAGAGCATGCTCACTATACACCAGCGAACTCACACCGGAGAGAAACCATACAtctgcagtgaatgtgggaaaggcTTTACCACAAAGCACTATGTCATCATCCACCAACGGAatcatacaggagagaaaccctacATATGCAATGAATGTGGGAAAGGTTTCATTATGAAGAGCCGTCTGACCGAACATCAGCGAATTCATACAGGAGAGAAGCCGTATATGTGCAATGAATGTGGAAAAGGCTTTTCCAGGAAGGGTAATCTGATTGTACATCAGAAGACTCATACAGTAGAGAAATCCTATGTATGTAGTGAATGTGGAAAAGGCTTCACCTTGAAGAGCATGCTTACCGTACATCAACgaactcacactggagagaaaccctacaTCTGCAGTGAGTGTGGGAAAGGCTTCCCATTAAAGAGTCGGCTGGTCGTGCATCAGCGAACACATACTGGTGAAAAACCTTACcgatgcagtgaatgtgggaaaggcTTCGTTGTGAACAGTGCACTAATGATACATCAGCgaactcacactggagagaaaccctatacATGCAATGAATGTGGAAAAGAGTTTGCCTTTAAGAGCAATCTTGTGGTACATCAGCgaactcatactggagagaaaccctttACATGCAGTGAGTGTGGAAAAGGTTTCACCATGAAACGCTATCTCATTGTACATCAACAAATTCATATGGGAGAGAAGTCCTATATATGCAGTGAATGTGGAAAAGGTTTTGTCATGGAAACAGAGCTCATTTTACATCAGCagattcatactggagagaaaccttatgcCTGCAGTGAATGTGGCAAAGGCTTCTTTGTGAAAAGCCGTCTAGTGGTTCATCAGCGGActcatacaggagagaaaccttTTGTATGCAGTGATTGTGGAAAAGGCTTCTCCTCAAAAAGGAATCTCCTTGTACATCAGAGAACTCATAATGGAAACAAACCATTAAAGCGATGA